From Coffea eugenioides isolate CCC68of unplaced genomic scaffold, Ceug_1.0 ScVebR1_209;HRSCAF=845, whole genome shotgun sequence, one genomic window encodes:
- the LOC113756226 gene encoding uncharacterized protein LOC113756226 → MEGTRSGRGRGRGNRQPSDRGTAETSTGPNPEPRVDPNVQIAAAMQQMTDLLAHVVQQQGHNPNPPVGNPENPGNHVESEDRALERFQKLSSPKFLGGPDPDVAERWLEKVVDIFAALHYSEEKQVTFAVFQLEGVAHSWWNVIRTKWEREQTPRTWVNFVREFNAKYFPPLIQEKKEDEFIRLRQGTQSVAEYESQFTRLAKFAPELIMTEQRRVRHFIQGLNVEIQKDLAVTQINTFSDVVDKALRAENARLQVWNFQVRKRGFFGGSSTQGDKSTPPKFGRGAGGGQVPGTTRGTPPRGG, encoded by the coding sequence atggagggcactcgtagtggacgaggccgtggACGTGGAAATAGGCAACCTTCTGATAGAGGCACTgcggaaacctcgactggaccaaaccctgaacctagggtagATCCAAATGtccagatagctgccgctatgcagcaaatgaccgacTTGCTGGCCCATGtggtgcaacaacagggccacaACCCTAACCCACCTGTCGGGAATCCCGAAAACCCTGGGAATCACGTAGAAAGTGAGGATCgagctcttgaaaggttccaaaaGTTATCCTCACCAAAGTTtcttggagggcccgatcccGATGTGGCTGAAAGATGGTTGGAGAAGGTGGTGGACATCTTTGCGGCCTTACATTACTCCGAAGAGAAGCAGGTTACTTTTGCGGTTTTCCAATTAGAAGGGGTCGCTCACtcttggtggaatgttattcgaACCAAATGGGAGAGAGAGCAGACACCCAGAACGTGGGTGAACTttgtaagagaatttaacgccaAGTACTTTCCGCCCttgatccaagaaaagaaggaggacgagttcatcCGACTTCGCCAGGGCACCCAATCCGTGGCTGAATACGAAAGCCAGTTTACCCGATTAGCCAAGTTTGCCCCTGAACTTATTATGACTGAACAAAGAAGGGTACGACATTTCATTCAGGGgctaaatgtggaaatccaaaAGGATTTAGCCGTGACCCAGATTAACACTTTCAGTGATGTGGTGGATAAGGCTTTGCGAGCCGAGAATGCAAGGCTTCAAGTTTGGAATTTTCAAGTGAGGAAACGTGGGTTTTTCGGAGGTAGTTCTACGCAGGGGGATAAGAGTACCCCTCCCAAATTTGGCCGTGGAGCTGGAGGAGGACAAGTTCCGGGTACGACAAGAGGGACACCGCCAAGAGGTGGTTAG